A DNA window from Arachis hypogaea cultivar Tifrunner chromosome 18, arahy.Tifrunner.gnm2.J5K5, whole genome shotgun sequence contains the following coding sequences:
- the LOC140181480 gene encoding uncharacterized protein translates to MVDSFSVINPEQKENTTPTPSDLKSEQRMYIRGRRKIGYLTGERSQPNITDPQYNVWDTTNSTVMTWLVNSMKEDISSNYIYYTTAKELWDSVKEMYSDLGNKFQIYELTLKTREIQQESDNVTKYFHTLKRVWQDLDHFNNYK, encoded by the exons ATGGTTGACAGTTTCTCAGTCATTAATCCTGAACAGAAGGAGAACACCACTCCTACTCCATCAGATTTAAAATCTGAGCAACGG ATGTATATCCGTGGAAGAAGAAAGATTGGATATCTCACCGGTGAGCGAAGTCAGCCTAACATCACTGACCCACAATATAATGTGTGGGATACCACAAATTCTACGGTGATGACATGGCTGGTGAACTCAATGAAGGAGGATATTAGTAGTAACTACATATACTATACCACTGCCAAAGAATTGTGGGATAGTGTCAAGGAGATGTACTCTGATCTTGGGAATAAATTCCAAATTTATGAACTTACTCTAAAAACTAGAGAAATTCAACAAGAGAGTGACAATGTCACCAAATATTTTCACACATTGAAGCGGGTGTGGCAGGATCTTGACCACTTCAATAACTACAAGTGA